In a genomic window of Microterricola viridarii:
- a CDS encoding ABC transporter substrate-binding protein: MRLRYAVPALAAAAVLLLSGCVDNSSPSTGGNESAPAIAKDDAAAALLPEGVGANGKLIIGIDPTYAPNEFKDADGNPIGWGAELAEGIAGKLGLTPEFQVSKFDNIIPSVTGGKADIGMSSFTITEERMKQVDFVNYFNAGIQWASAKGNDVDPDNACGLKVAVQATTYEDTDEVPAKSEACVAAGKAPIDKKQFDTQDAATNAVKLGQVDAMSADSPVTLYAISQTGDALQLAGETFDVAPYGVVVAKDSGMAEAVQAALQSMVDDGSYKKILDGWGVSDGGISTITINVATS, from the coding sequence ATGAGACTTCGTTACGCCGTTCCCGCCCTCGCAGCAGCCGCCGTGCTTCTGCTCTCTGGCTGTGTAGACAACTCCAGCCCGAGCACGGGTGGCAACGAGAGCGCTCCGGCCATCGCCAAGGACGACGCAGCGGCGGCGCTGCTGCCCGAGGGCGTTGGCGCCAATGGCAAGCTCATCATCGGCATCGACCCGACCTACGCGCCCAACGAGTTCAAGGACGCCGACGGCAACCCGATCGGCTGGGGTGCAGAGCTGGCAGAGGGCATCGCCGGCAAGCTTGGGCTGACCCCCGAGTTCCAGGTTTCGAAGTTCGACAACATCATCCCGAGCGTCACCGGAGGCAAGGCCGACATCGGCATGTCCAGCTTCACCATCACCGAGGAGCGGATGAAGCAGGTCGACTTTGTCAACTACTTCAACGCCGGCATCCAGTGGGCCTCGGCCAAGGGCAATGACGTCGACCCCGACAACGCCTGTGGCCTCAAGGTCGCCGTGCAGGCCACCACCTACGAGGACACCGATGAGGTTCCCGCCAAGAGCGAGGCCTGTGTCGCCGCCGGCAAGGCGCCCATCGACAAGAAGCAGTTCGACACGCAGGATGCCGCGACGAACGCCGTCAAGCTCGGCCAGGTTGACGCGATGAGCGCCGACTCGCCCGTCACCCTCTACGCGATCTCCCAGACCGGCGACGCCCTCCAGCTCGCCGGCGAGACCTTCGACGTCGCCCCGTACGGTGTCGTCGTCGCGAAGGACTCCGGCATGGCCGAAGCCGTGCAGGCCGCCCTCCAGTCGATGGTCGACGACGGCAGCTACAAGAAGATCCTCGACGGCTGGGGCGTCTCGGACGGCGGCATCAGCACGATCACCATC
- a CDS encoding sulfurtransferase: MPHPLVTADELAALLQDAAAGARVRVLDVRWSLGGPAGRPLFDAGHIPGAVYVDLDTELAGHGEPRDGRHPLPDMADFQAAARGWGLNDGDTVVVYDDWRSHAAVRAWWLLRYAGVADVRVLDGALPAWLAAGRPLATSADATTAPAPGTLTVVPGGLPVLTTEQAGALPDSGVLLDARAAERYRGDVEPIDPRAGHIPGALSAPTAGNLDAEGRFLEAAALRERYEALGVTDAAPVGVYCGSGITAAHDALALTLAGFAPALFPGSWSAWANRAELPVATGPASA, translated from the coding sequence ATGCCGCACCCCCTCGTGACCGCCGACGAGCTCGCCGCCCTGCTGCAGGACGCCGCAGCAGGCGCCCGCGTGCGGGTGCTCGATGTGCGCTGGAGCCTCGGCGGCCCGGCCGGCCGGCCGCTGTTCGACGCTGGCCACATCCCCGGAGCCGTCTACGTCGACCTCGACACCGAGCTGGCCGGCCACGGCGAGCCCCGCGACGGGCGGCACCCGCTGCCGGACATGGCCGACTTCCAGGCCGCGGCGCGCGGCTGGGGGCTGAACGACGGCGACACCGTCGTCGTCTACGACGATTGGCGCAGCCACGCCGCCGTGCGCGCCTGGTGGCTGCTGCGCTACGCCGGCGTCGCCGACGTGCGCGTGCTCGACGGCGCCCTGCCCGCCTGGCTGGCCGCCGGCCGGCCGCTCGCGACGTCCGCGGACGCCACGACTGCGCCGGCGCCGGGCACCCTCACCGTGGTGCCCGGCGGCCTGCCCGTGCTCACGACCGAGCAGGCGGGGGCGCTGCCGGATTCCGGCGTGCTGTTGGACGCCCGCGCCGCCGAGCGCTACCGCGGCGACGTCGAGCCCATCGACCCCCGCGCCGGGCACATCCCGGGTGCGCTGAGCGCGCCGACCGCCGGCAACCTCGACGCTGAGGGCAGATTCCTCGAGGCCGCGGCGCTGCGCGAGCGCTACGAGGCGCTCGGGGTGACGGACGCCGCGCCCGTCGGCGTGTACTGCGGCTCCGGCATCACCGCCGCCCATGACGCACTGGCGCTCACCCTTGCCGGATTCGCGCCCGCACTGTTCCCCGGCTCGTGGTCGGCATGGGCGAACCGCGCCGAGCTGCCGGTGGCGACCGGTCCGGCGTCCGCATAG
- a CDS encoding MFS transporter, producing the protein MSTYSDLLKTAGVARIITAQLVARFPFGMLSLAFLLHVEQQTGSYGAAGLVLAATSVGQAIAGPLTSRLMGRWGMRPVLTITLAICAAMVSTIALVPMSVPLYMVVGALAGLSMPPIQPAVRTIYPKMVNSRQLTPLFSLDATAQEIIWVVGPVVTTFVATQISTVWGIMLAVIFMVGGGIWFIVLPELGRVRIPRSKRKLGAVLRRPPVLLATGVGFLLVGACAAVEAAVVATFGHGGAEAGIVLAIFSVGSIAGGLGLGHVPIGPWSTARRMLIVFVGMGLAAVVMVLVSSDMVFWWLSAALFVAGIGIAPALAVLFAMVSASVKFSDTAEAYGWVGTGQLIGAALGSAAAGFLIDSNGAVGGFWAAALFALVGFIVPVLAKRYHPDLRGRDASPLPDTEAIPVQPTS; encoded by the coding sequence GTGAGCACCTACTCTGACCTCCTCAAAACGGCTGGCGTTGCGCGCATCATCACGGCCCAACTCGTGGCCCGCTTCCCGTTCGGGATGCTCTCGCTCGCGTTCCTGCTGCACGTGGAGCAGCAGACCGGCAGCTACGGAGCCGCCGGGCTCGTGCTCGCTGCCACCAGCGTCGGCCAGGCCATTGCCGGCCCGCTGACCAGCCGCCTGATGGGCCGCTGGGGCATGCGCCCCGTGCTCACGATCACCCTGGCGATCTGCGCGGCCATGGTCAGCACGATCGCTCTCGTGCCGATGTCGGTACCCCTCTACATGGTGGTCGGCGCACTGGCCGGACTCAGCATGCCCCCGATCCAGCCGGCCGTGCGCACCATCTACCCGAAGATGGTCAACTCCCGACAGCTCACTCCCCTGTTCTCGCTGGACGCGACCGCGCAGGAGATCATCTGGGTGGTCGGCCCCGTCGTCACCACCTTCGTCGCGACCCAGATCAGCACGGTGTGGGGCATCATGCTCGCCGTGATCTTCATGGTCGGCGGCGGCATCTGGTTCATCGTGCTGCCGGAACTCGGCCGGGTGCGCATCCCGCGCAGCAAGCGCAAGCTGGGTGCGGTGCTGCGCCGCCCGCCGGTACTGCTGGCGACGGGCGTCGGGTTCCTGCTCGTCGGGGCCTGCGCCGCCGTGGAGGCCGCGGTCGTCGCGACCTTCGGCCACGGCGGGGCCGAGGCCGGCATCGTGCTCGCGATCTTCTCCGTCGGCTCGATCGCCGGCGGCCTGGGGCTCGGCCACGTTCCGATCGGCCCGTGGTCGACGGCCCGCCGCATGCTCATCGTCTTCGTAGGCATGGGCCTCGCGGCCGTGGTGATGGTGCTCGTCAGCAGCGACATGGTCTTCTGGTGGCTCTCGGCGGCCCTCTTCGTGGCCGGCATCGGCATCGCCCCGGCCCTGGCCGTGCTGTTCGCCATGGTCTCGGCCAGCGTCAAGTTCAGCGACACCGCCGAGGCGTACGGCTGGGTCGGCACCGGCCAGCTCATCGGCGCGGCCCTCGGCTCGGCGGCGGCCGGCTTCCTGATCGACAGCAACGGCGCGGTCGGCGGATTCTGGGCCGCCGCGCTCTTCGCCCTGGTCGGCTTCATCGTGCCGGTGCTCGCCAAGCGCTACCACCCGGACCTCCGCGGCCGCGATGCCAGCCCACTGCCCGACACCGAGGCGATCCCGGTCCAGCCGACCTCGTAG
- a CDS encoding NAD(P)/FAD-dependent oxidoreductase yields the protein MGTTVFERRRPAASVVEHALTGTRQAAFWLDDVQRPRHPELRGAVTADLAIVGGGYTGLWTAVLAKQRNPDARVVLLEGQRIGWAASGRNGGFCEASLTHGRENGENRWPEELDELDRLGLENLDEIEAASAELGMDFEFERNGALDIAVEPHQVEWLREAAADAAARGDDSVELLVGDAARAEVNSPTYLAALWNKRTSALLHPAKLALELARVATEMGVQIFEHSPVRSLDTDKGADAGSVTLRTSQGSVRSRQAVLATNVFPSLLKRNTLMTVPVYDYALMTEPLSDGQMREIGWQNRQGLGDVANQFHYYRLSRDNRVLFGGYDAVYHYGSRVRESYEDRPAAFELLANHFFTTFPQLEGARFTHKWAGAIDTCTRFSAFYGTARGGRVAYAAGYTGLGVAATRFAANVMLDKLAGLETERTQLRMVRERPLPFPPEPAAALGINATRWALDRADHNDGKRNLLLKTLDALGLGFDS from the coding sequence GTGGGCACGACTGTTTTCGAGAGACGACGACCGGCGGCATCCGTGGTCGAGCACGCGCTGACCGGCACCCGGCAGGCCGCGTTCTGGCTGGATGACGTGCAGCGGCCGCGCCACCCGGAGCTGCGCGGGGCGGTGACCGCCGACCTCGCCATCGTCGGCGGCGGCTACACCGGGCTGTGGACGGCGGTGCTCGCCAAGCAGCGCAACCCGGACGCCCGCGTCGTGCTGCTGGAGGGCCAGCGGATCGGCTGGGCGGCATCCGGCCGCAACGGCGGGTTCTGCGAGGCCAGCCTGACCCACGGCCGCGAGAACGGCGAGAACCGCTGGCCGGAGGAGCTCGATGAGCTCGACCGGCTCGGCCTGGAGAACCTCGACGAGATCGAGGCGGCCAGCGCAGAGCTCGGCATGGACTTCGAGTTCGAGCGCAACGGCGCACTCGACATCGCCGTCGAGCCGCACCAGGTGGAGTGGCTGCGCGAGGCGGCGGCGGATGCCGCGGCGCGAGGCGACGACAGCGTCGAGCTGCTCGTGGGAGACGCGGCCAGGGCCGAGGTCAACTCCCCCACCTACCTGGCCGCGCTCTGGAACAAGCGCACCTCTGCCCTGCTGCACCCCGCCAAGCTGGCCCTCGAGCTGGCCAGGGTCGCCACCGAGATGGGCGTGCAGATCTTCGAGCACAGCCCGGTGCGCTCCCTCGACACCGACAAGGGCGCGGACGCGGGATCCGTCACCCTGCGCACCTCACAGGGCAGCGTGCGCAGTCGCCAGGCCGTGCTCGCCACCAACGTGTTCCCCTCCCTGCTCAAGCGCAACACCCTGATGACCGTGCCGGTCTACGACTACGCGCTGATGACCGAGCCGCTGAGTGACGGGCAGATGCGCGAGATCGGCTGGCAGAACCGGCAGGGTCTCGGCGATGTCGCCAATCAGTTCCACTACTACCGCCTCTCGCGCGACAACCGGGTGCTGTTCGGCGGCTATGACGCCGTCTACCACTACGGCAGCAGGGTGCGAGAGAGCTACGAGGACAGGCCGGCGGCGTTCGAGCTGCTCGCCAACCACTTCTTCACCACCTTCCCGCAGCTGGAGGGCGCCCGGTTCACGCACAAGTGGGCGGGAGCCATCGACACCTGCACCCGCTTCTCGGCCTTCTACGGCACGGCGCGAGGCGGCCGCGTCGCCTACGCCGCCGGCTACACCGGGCTCGGGGTGGCGGCCACGCGCTTCGCCGCGAATGTGATGCTCGACAAGCTCGCCGGGCTGGAGACCGAGCGAACCCAGCTGCGCATGGTGCGGGAGCGCCCGCTGCCGTTCCCGCCGGAGCCGGCCGCGGCCCTCGGCATCAACGCCACCCGCTGGGCGCTCGACCGCGCCGACCACAACGACGGCAAGCGCAACCTGCTGCTCAAGACGCTCGACGCGCTGGGTCTAGGATTCGACTCATGA
- a CDS encoding cupin domain-containing protein, producing the protein MSILVPGIVNDATSIALAHEAVPAEQRIAGNPTTGAVELGEFGDAEIGIWEMSVGTMSDVEVDEVFVVLSGRATVELEPGGPDAETIEVSAGSVVRLAGGTNTIWTVTETLRKVYIS; encoded by the coding sequence ATGAGCATTCTGGTTCCCGGCATCGTCAACGATGCGACATCCATCGCCCTCGCCCACGAAGCCGTCCCGGCCGAGCAGCGCATCGCCGGCAACCCGACGACCGGAGCGGTGGAGCTGGGCGAGTTCGGCGACGCGGAGATCGGCATCTGGGAGATGTCGGTCGGAACCATGAGCGATGTCGAGGTCGACGAGGTGTTCGTCGTGCTCTCCGGCCGCGCAACGGTCGAGCTCGAACCGGGCGGACCGGACGCCGAGACCATCGAGGTCTCCGCCGGCTCCGTCGTGCGCCTGGCCGGCGGCACGAACACGATCTGGACCGTCACCGAGACGCTGCGCAAGGTCTACATCAGCTAA
- a CDS encoding NAD-dependent succinate-semialdehyde dehydrogenase, with protein MYAVVNPATGETVTSYPTLSDEGLSEAIAAADAAHRGWSRNSSVAERAALIRRVGELHVERRDALAEIIVREMGKPLEQALGEVDFSADIYAYYAENAEALMADEQITLRAGEGSALIRRRSLGVLLGIMPWNFPYYQVARFAGPNLIVGNTILLKHAEQCPESAAAIEQIFLDAGFPVGAYVNIYASHDQIATVIADPRVQGVSLTGSERAGAAVAEIAGRHLKKVVLELGGSDPFILLSTDDLDATVEAAVMARIDNNGQACNAAKRFIVIDELYDAFLEKFTAAFTSYAPGDPLADGTVLGPLSSAAAATTLQNQLDRALAQGATLVAGGPRNGNFFPATVLTDIHPTNDVYHEEFFGPVASVFRVASEDEAVELANDTPFGLGSFVFTTDPEQAARVADGIDAGMVFVNIVGADGAELPFGGVKRSGSGRELGRFGADEFVNKKMIRIG; from the coding sequence ATGTACGCAGTGGTCAACCCCGCTACCGGCGAGACGGTCACCAGCTATCCCACCCTCAGTGACGAAGGGCTGTCAGAGGCCATCGCCGCCGCGGATGCCGCGCACCGCGGGTGGTCTCGCAACTCGAGCGTCGCCGAGCGCGCGGCCCTGATCCGCCGCGTCGGCGAACTGCACGTCGAGCGCCGCGACGCCCTCGCCGAGATCATCGTGCGCGAGATGGGCAAGCCACTGGAGCAGGCGCTCGGAGAGGTCGACTTCAGCGCCGACATCTACGCCTACTACGCCGAGAACGCCGAGGCCTTGATGGCCGATGAGCAGATCACGCTGCGCGCCGGCGAGGGCTCCGCCCTCATTCGCCGCCGTTCGCTCGGCGTGCTGCTCGGCATCATGCCGTGGAACTTCCCGTACTACCAGGTCGCCCGCTTCGCCGGCCCGAACCTGATCGTCGGCAACACCATCCTGCTCAAGCACGCCGAGCAGTGCCCGGAGTCGGCCGCGGCCATCGAGCAGATCTTCCTAGACGCCGGCTTCCCCGTCGGCGCCTACGTGAACATCTACGCCTCGCACGACCAGATCGCCACGGTCATCGCCGACCCGCGCGTGCAGGGCGTCTCGCTCACCGGCTCCGAGCGCGCGGGCGCCGCGGTCGCCGAGATCGCCGGCCGCCACCTCAAGAAGGTCGTGCTGGAGCTCGGTGGCTCCGACCCGTTCATCCTGCTCAGCACGGACGACCTCGACGCGACCGTCGAGGCGGCCGTGATGGCCCGCATCGACAACAACGGGCAGGCCTGCAACGCGGCCAAGCGCTTCATCGTGATCGATGAGCTGTACGACGCGTTCCTGGAGAAGTTCACCGCGGCGTTCACCTCCTACGCCCCGGGCGACCCGCTGGCCGACGGCACCGTGCTCGGCCCGCTCTCCTCTGCGGCGGCCGCCACCACCCTGCAGAACCAGCTCGACCGCGCGCTCGCCCAGGGCGCGACGCTCGTGGCCGGCGGCCCGCGCAACGGCAACTTCTTCCCCGCGACGGTGCTCACCGACATCCACCCGACGAACGACGTCTACCACGAGGAGTTCTTCGGCCCGGTCGCGTCCGTCTTCCGCGTCGCCTCTGAGGACGAGGCCGTCGAGCTGGCCAACGACACCCCGTTCGGCCTCGGCTCCTTCGTCTTCACGACCGACCCGGAGCAGGCGGCCCGCGTGGCCGACGGCATCGACGCCGGCATGGTGTTCGTGAACATCGTCGGCGCGGACGGCGCTGAGCTGCCCTTCGGCGGCGTCAAGCGTTCCGGCTCCGGTCGCGAGCTCGGCCGCTTCGGCGCCGACGAGTTCGTCAACAAGAAGATGATCCGCATCGGCTGA
- a CDS encoding iron chaperone, with protein sequence MPESTVTEYLAGIAPEADRAALQRVVDIAREVAPDVTEGMSYGMPTLLYRGKGYAAAMQTKAHLALYPFSGSVLPAFDDELADFSHSISALRFSAEQPVPAELLGRILQLRKAQIDEQLDRKR encoded by the coding sequence ATGCCCGAGAGCACCGTCACCGAGTACCTGGCCGGAATCGCACCGGAGGCCGACCGAGCCGCCCTGCAGCGGGTCGTCGACATCGCCCGTGAGGTGGCCCCGGATGTCACAGAAGGCATGAGCTACGGCATGCCGACGCTGCTCTACCGCGGCAAGGGCTATGCCGCCGCCATGCAGACCAAGGCGCACCTGGCGCTGTACCCGTTCAGCGGCAGCGTGCTGCCGGCGTTCGACGACGAGCTCGCCGACTTCTCGCACAGCATCAGCGCACTGCGCTTCAGCGCGGAGCAGCCGGTTCCGGCCGAGTTGCTCGGCCGCATCCTGCAGCTCCGCAAGGCGCAGATTGACGAGCAGCTGGACCGCAAGCGCTGA
- the rplA gene encoding 50S ribosomal protein L1, giving the protein MAQKSKAYRAAAEKIEADKFYTPTEAVTLAKETGSAKFNSTVEVALKLGVDPRKADQMVRGTVILPHGTGKTARVIVFATGPAAEAAIAAGADEVGGDELIEKVAAGYTAFDSAVSTPELMGKVGRLGKVLGPRGLMPNPKTGTVTPDVAKAVSDIKGGKIEFRVDKHSNVHFVVGKAAFSAEQLDENIKAALEEIVRLKPSSSKGRYIQKGAVSTTFGPGIPLDVNAI; this is encoded by the coding sequence ATGGCACAGAAGTCAAAGGCCTACCGGGCCGCGGCCGAGAAGATCGAAGCCGACAAGTTCTACACCCCCACCGAGGCAGTCACGCTTGCCAAGGAGACCGGTTCCGCCAAGTTCAACAGCACGGTTGAGGTCGCCCTCAAGCTGGGTGTTGACCCCCGCAAGGCAGACCAGATGGTGCGCGGCACCGTCATCCTGCCCCACGGCACCGGCAAGACCGCTCGCGTCATCGTGTTCGCAACGGGCCCCGCGGCTGAGGCAGCTATCGCTGCCGGCGCCGACGAGGTCGGTGGCGACGAGCTGATCGAGAAGGTGGCCGCTGGCTACACCGCTTTCGACTCGGCTGTCTCGACCCCCGAGCTCATGGGCAAGGTCGGTCGTCTCGGTAAGGTCCTCGGCCCGCGCGGCCTCATGCCGAACCCGAAGACCGGAACCGTGACGCCGGATGTGGCCAAGGCCGTCTCCGACATCAAGGGTGGAAAGATCGAGTTCCGCGTCGACAAGCACTCCAACGTGCACTTCGTCGTCGGCAAGGCGGCCTTCTCGGCCGAGCAGCTCGACGAGAACATCAAGGCCGCTCTCGAGGAGATCGTTCGCCTCAAGCCGTCCAGCTCCAAGGGCCGCTACATCCAGAAGGGCGCTGTGTCGACCACGTTCGGCCCCGGCATCCCCCTGGACGTCAACGCCATCTAG
- the rplK gene encoding 50S ribosomal protein L11, whose protein sequence is MAPKKKVTGLIKLQIKAGAANPAPPIGPALGQHGVNIMEFCKAYNAATEAQRGNVIPVEITVYEDRSFTFILKTPPAAELIKKAAGVAKGSGTPHTVKVANLSPAQVREIAEMKMVDLNANDLDAADKIIAGTARSMGITVG, encoded by the coding sequence ATGGCACCGAAGAAGAAGGTTACTGGTCTGATCAAGCTTCAGATCAAGGCCGGCGCCGCAAACCCGGCCCCGCCCATCGGCCCGGCCCTGGGTCAGCACGGCGTGAACATCATGGAGTTCTGCAAGGCGTACAACGCGGCGACCGAGGCCCAGCGCGGCAACGTCATCCCCGTTGAGATCACCGTGTACGAGGACCGCTCCTTCACCTTCATCCTGAAGACCCCGCCCGCCGCGGAGCTCATCAAGAAGGCTGCAGGCGTTGCCAAGGGTTCGGGTACCCCCCACACCGTCAAGGTCGCAAACCTCAGCCCCGCTCAGGTGCGCGAGATCGCCGAGATGAAGATGGTTGACCTCAACGCCAACGACCTCGACGCCGCTGACAAGATCATCGCGGGCACCGCTCGCTCGATGGGCATCACGGTCGGCTAA
- the nusG gene encoding transcription termination/antitermination protein NusG, with protein sequence MSKTEYEDADWATAAEQSAEEDEAQEGNILAEAEESVEPAEHIAVHVLDENEVAVDLDAALDALVESSDPEADAVVDDALDIDSADEAEAAVEAVEDEEAEADPYEEFRQDLRFLPGKWYVIHSYAGFERRVKQNIENRKASMAMEDYIYQVEVPMEDVVEIKNGQRKMVTRVRIPGYVLVRMDLNEDSWSVVRHTPGVTGFVGNAHNPTPLRFEEAFGMLKSLVEIKDVPAAKGGKGGAVKGAQRVLQAEVDFEIGETITIKEGSFAGLPGSISEIKPESGKLIVLVSLFERETPVELSFDQVTKL encoded by the coding sequence GTGTCTAAGACTGAGTACGAAGACGCCGACTGGGCGACCGCTGCAGAGCAGTCCGCTGAGGAGGACGAGGCCCAGGAGGGCAACATCCTCGCCGAGGCCGAAGAGTCTGTCGAGCCCGCTGAGCACATCGCCGTACACGTTCTCGATGAGAACGAGGTTGCGGTCGATCTGGATGCCGCTCTCGACGCGCTCGTCGAGTCGAGCGACCCCGAGGCCGACGCCGTCGTGGACGACGCACTCGACATTGATTCCGCCGATGAGGCCGAGGCCGCCGTTGAGGCCGTCGAGGACGAAGAAGCCGAGGCAGACCCGTACGAGGAGTTCCGCCAGGACCTCCGCTTCCTGCCGGGCAAGTGGTACGTCATCCACTCCTACGCCGGCTTCGAGCGCCGCGTGAAGCAGAACATCGAGAACCGCAAGGCGTCGATGGCCATGGAAGATTACATCTACCAGGTCGAGGTCCCGATGGAAGATGTCGTCGAGATCAAGAACGGCCAGCGCAAGATGGTCACCCGTGTGCGCATCCCCGGCTACGTGCTGGTGCGCATGGACCTCAACGAGGACAGCTGGTCTGTCGTGCGCCACACCCCCGGTGTGACCGGCTTCGTCGGCAACGCGCACAACCCGACGCCGCTGCGTTTCGAAGAGGCCTTCGGCATGCTGAAGAGCCTCGTCGAGATCAAGGACGTCCCGGCTGCCAAGGGCGGCAAGGGCGGCGCGGTCAAGGGTGCGCAGCGCGTGCTGCAGGCCGAGGTCGACTTCGAGATCGGCGAGACCATCACGATCAAGGAGGGCTCGTTCGCGGGTCTTCCCGGATCGATCAGCGAGATCAAGCCGGAGAGCGGCAAGCTCATCGTCCTCGTCTCCCTGTTCGAGCGTGAGACGCCGGTCGAGCTCAGCTTCGACCAGGTCACCAAGCTCTAG
- the secE gene encoding preprotein translocase subunit SecE gives MARKVVDEPGEDVVANAKKDREIKRGPFARVSLFIKQVLTELKKVVTPTRKELLSYTGVVLVFVAIMMALVYAMDWVFALGVTWVFGTPAG, from the coding sequence GTGGCCCGAAAAGTTGTCGACGAACCCGGTGAGGATGTCGTCGCGAACGCCAAGAAAGACCGCGAGATCAAGCGCGGACCTTTCGCGCGGGTCAGCCTCTTTATCAAGCAGGTCCTGACTGAGCTCAAGAAGGTCGTCACCCCGACCCGCAAGGAACTGCTCAGCTACACCGGCGTCGTGCTGGTGTTCGTAGCCATCATGATGGCTCTGGTGTACGCCATGGACTGGGTGTTCGCACTCGGCGTGACGTGGGTCTTCGGTACTCCAGCGGGATAG
- a CDS encoding flavin monoamine oxidase family protein, translating into MKRRDFLIGSASAITLLALTACTPAPPSPTPTPTRTPAPPLPTGVPQPIRLQRSNWGTDPFARGAFSYPRVDSTDELRVQLRRSLDDRLFFAGEATASDSPGTVQGAQGSGVRAALDISDVAERGERIAVIGAGIAGLTAARALRESGFDVVVVEARDRLGGRIQSMVDDHWPVPVELGPLFLSDSSSMLAGQLALAGVGTQPFARTPEVRTGAGTVVGPSDVGSKALASAGEWATGHEPDSSVAEALTESGVAASLGIEPDANGVAPIDWLGHELTSVLQPAAGASADLVSAQQLDPLLARAASMTEIVTGSAQGLGGLISSLADGLDVLVGSPVATIMWDDTGVSLRLAHGESLRTDRVLVTIPLGVLQQDTTLFEPALPSWKLDAIGELGMGTVDTVWLQFDEAFWATDATVLSTIGPAVASEDGTTPPTAASDEPSGALPDATPVPAPERSPIAYWTNLAPLTGSPVLVGTIAAEFAAELGALSDEEFSARVLAALAPFAPGAGAP; encoded by the coding sequence ATGAAACGTCGTGACTTTCTGATCGGCTCCGCCTCGGCCATCACGCTGCTGGCGCTCACCGCCTGCACCCCGGCCCCGCCGAGCCCGACGCCCACCCCGACGCGCACTCCCGCGCCCCCGCTGCCCACCGGCGTGCCCCAGCCGATCCGGCTGCAGCGCTCCAATTGGGGCACCGATCCCTTCGCGCGCGGCGCGTTCAGCTATCCCCGCGTCGACAGCACCGACGAGCTGCGCGTGCAGCTGCGGCGCTCGCTCGACGATCGGTTGTTCTTTGCCGGCGAGGCTACGGCCAGCGACTCGCCTGGCACCGTTCAGGGCGCCCAGGGCTCCGGCGTGCGTGCGGCGCTCGACATCTCGGACGTCGCGGAGCGCGGCGAGCGCATCGCGGTCATCGGCGCCGGCATCGCCGGGCTGACCGCCGCGCGGGCGCTGCGCGAGTCCGGCTTCGACGTCGTCGTGGTGGAAGCCCGCGATCGCCTCGGCGGCCGCATCCAGAGCATGGTCGACGACCACTGGCCCGTGCCCGTCGAGCTCGGCCCGCTCTTCCTCAGCGATTCCTCCAGCATGCTCGCCGGCCAGCTGGCCCTCGCCGGCGTCGGCACCCAGCCGTTCGCGCGCACCCCCGAGGTGCGCACCGGCGCCGGCACCGTCGTCGGCCCCTCGGATGTGGGCAGCAAGGCGCTCGCCTCGGCGGGCGAGTGGGCAACGGGCCACGAACCGGACAGCTCCGTCGCCGAGGCGCTGACGGAGTCCGGAGTGGCTGCCTCGCTCGGCATCGAGCCCGACGCGAACGGGGTTGCCCCGATCGATTGGCTTGGGCACGAGCTCACCAGCGTGCTGCAACCGGCGGCCGGGGCATCCGCAGACCTGGTCTCCGCCCAGCAGCTCGACCCGCTGCTGGCCAGGGCCGCGTCGATGACCGAGATCGTGACCGGTTCGGCGCAGGGCCTCGGCGGCCTGATCAGCTCGCTGGCCGACGGCCTCGACGTGCTGGTGGGCAGCCCCGTCGCGACCATCATGTGGGACGACACCGGGGTGAGCCTGCGCCTGGCGCACGGCGAATCGCTCCGCACCGACCGGGTGCTCGTGACGATCCCCCTCGGCGTGCTGCAACAGGACACCACGCTGTTCGAGCCCGCACTGCCCAGCTGGAAGCTCGACGCGATCGGCGAGCTCGGCATGGGCACGGTCGACACCGTCTGGCTGCAGTTCGACGAGGCGTTCTGGGCAACGGATGCCACGGTGCTCAGCACGATCGGGCCGGCCGTCGCGTCGGAGGATGGCACCACACCGCCCACAGCGGCATCCGATGAGCCATCCGGAGCGCTTCCCGACGCCACCCCGGTGCCGGCGCCGGAGCGCAGCCCCATCGCCTACTGGACCAACCTCGCCCCGCTCACCGGCTCGCCCGTGCTGGTCGGAACGATTGCCGCCGAGTTCGCGGCCGAGCTCGGGGCGCTCTCCGACGAGGAGTTCAGCGCGCGGGTGCTGGCGGCACTTGCCCCGTTTGCTCCCGGAGCAGGCGCTCCCTGA